In Streptomyces sp. NBC_00704, a genomic segment contains:
- a CDS encoding universal stress protein, whose protein sequence is MEPVVTVGLDGSPESLAAARWAADEAARRRLTLRLLHAWPLLSPEPAHATSAVDQNYWAKRLVHTARAEAQARHPGLTVVGTLVADDPHAALLKAASESEMTVLGSHGMGTVESYFMGEVSMPVVAHAPCPVVLVRGAGKGRHGGVEPGPGGRVVVAVKLNGSCDGLLDFAFHSAAAREVPLMVAHGRSVPLHARVPWGVDHQVTEEMTKDAQHELDRLLQPWREKYPQVEVVESIRLASAAKVGVQASEGAGLLVVGRRAPRHSGATHLGPVAHAAIHHGRCPIAVVPHD, encoded by the coding sequence ATGGAACCGGTCGTCACTGTGGGCCTCGACGGCTCACCCGAGAGTCTCGCCGCCGCGCGGTGGGCCGCCGACGAAGCCGCCAGGCGCAGGCTCACCCTGCGTCTGCTGCATGCCTGGCCCCTGCTGTCGCCGGAGCCCGCGCACGCCACCTCCGCGGTCGACCAGAACTACTGGGCCAAGCGCCTCGTGCACACGGCGCGGGCGGAGGCGCAGGCCCGTCACCCGGGCCTGACGGTCGTCGGGACTCTCGTGGCCGACGACCCGCACGCCGCTCTGCTCAAGGCGGCGTCGGAGTCGGAGATGACCGTGCTCGGCTCCCACGGGATGGGGACCGTGGAGAGCTACTTCATGGGCGAGGTCAGCATGCCGGTGGTGGCGCACGCGCCGTGCCCGGTGGTGCTCGTGCGCGGCGCCGGAAAAGGGCGGCACGGGGGAGTGGAGCCCGGACCCGGCGGACGTGTGGTCGTGGCCGTCAAGCTGAACGGCTCCTGTGACGGTCTGCTCGACTTCGCGTTCCATTCGGCGGCGGCCAGGGAGGTGCCGCTGATGGTCGCGCACGGCCGGAGCGTGCCCCTTCACGCGCGGGTGCCCTGGGGGGTGGACCACCAGGTGACCGAGGAGATGACGAAGGACGCACAGCACGAGCTGGACAGGCTGTTGCAGCCCTGGCGGGAGAAGTACCCGCAGGTGGAGGTGGTCGAGAGCATCCGTCTCGCGAGCGCCGCCAAGGTGGGCGTCCAGGCCTCCGAGGGCGCCGGACTGCTGGTCGTGGGCCGGCGTGCGCCCCGGCACAGCGGGGCGACCCACCTCGGTCCGGTCGCCCACGCCGCCATCCACCACGGGCGCTGCCCGATCGCCGTCGTCCCGCACGACTGA
- a CDS encoding metallophosphoesterase — protein sequence MTDTSDTRPAESAPHAPRRSPLLRLMRYLPMIAPVLLWAVPCWVLLYTGQHWPPPVAAAATALFVLGLVGMPLAMVHGHGRRQRDRAAIAGDTLLGASWVLFTWSVLLGVLLRLALTVAGVGGSQDRARTVTWAVLGVTVVLLAWGYAEARRVPRVRRLDVRLPRLGAGLDGTRVVLITDTHYGPLDRARWSARVCETVNTLEADLVCHTGDIADGTARRRRAQAAPLGTVRATRARVYVTGNHEYYSEAQGWVDLMDELGWEPLRNRHLLLERGGDTLVVAGVDDVTAESSGLAGHRAHLAGALAGADPGLPVLLLAHQPKFVDRAAAAGIDLQLSGHTHGGQIWPFHHLVRLDQPVVAGLSRHGARTLLYTSRGTGFWGPPFRVFAPSEITLLVLRSPQPPAAT from the coding sequence GTGACCGACACCAGCGACACCCGGCCCGCCGAGAGCGCACCGCACGCTCCGCGGCGGAGTCCGCTGCTCCGCCTGATGCGCTACCTCCCCATGATCGCCCCCGTCCTGCTGTGGGCCGTGCCCTGCTGGGTGCTCCTGTACACCGGCCAGCACTGGCCGCCGCCCGTCGCAGCGGCCGCCACCGCGCTGTTCGTCCTCGGGCTCGTCGGCATGCCGCTCGCCATGGTGCACGGCCACGGCCGGCGCCAGCGGGACCGGGCCGCGATCGCCGGTGACACCCTGCTGGGCGCGAGCTGGGTTCTGTTCACCTGGTCCGTTCTGCTCGGCGTCCTGCTGCGCCTCGCCCTGACCGTGGCCGGCGTCGGCGGGAGCCAGGACCGGGCCCGCACCGTCACGTGGGCCGTCCTCGGCGTGACCGTCGTACTGCTCGCCTGGGGTTACGCCGAGGCGCGCCGGGTGCCGCGCGTGCGCCGGCTCGACGTTCGGCTACCGCGGCTGGGAGCCGGGCTGGACGGCACGCGCGTCGTCCTCATCACCGACACCCACTACGGCCCCCTCGATCGCGCCCGCTGGTCGGCACGGGTGTGCGAGACGGTGAACACCCTGGAGGCCGACCTGGTCTGCCACACCGGCGACATCGCGGACGGCACCGCGCGACGCCGCCGCGCCCAGGCCGCCCCGCTCGGCACCGTGCGGGCCACCCGGGCCCGGGTCTACGTCACCGGCAACCACGAGTACTACAGCGAGGCCCAGGGCTGGGTCGACCTGATGGACGAGCTGGGCTGGGAACCGCTGCGCAACCGCCATCTGCTGCTCGAACGCGGCGGCGACACCCTCGTGGTCGCCGGCGTCGACGACGTCACCGCCGAGTCCTCCGGCCTGGCCGGCCACCGCGCCCACCTCGCCGGAGCCCTGGCCGGGGCCGACCCCGGCCTGCCCGTTCTGCTCCTGGCCCACCAGCCGAAGTTCGTCGACCGGGCGGCCGCCGCCGGAATCGACCTCCAGCTGTCCGGCCACACCCACGGCGGCCAGATCTGGCCCTTCCACCACCTGGTCCGCCTCGACCAGCCCGTCGTCGCCGGACTGAGCCGCCACGGCGCCCGCACCCTCCTCTACACGAGCCGCGGCACCGGCTTCTGGGGGCCGCCGTTCCGCGTCTTCGCCCCCAGCGAGATCACCCTGCTCGTACTCCGCTCCCCGCAACCGCCCGCCGCGACGTAG
- a CDS encoding NUDIX hydrolase yields the protein MATPDFITDIRASAGHHLLWLPGVSAVVFDDEGRVLLGQRADNRRWTVIAGIPDPGEQPADCAVREVYEEAGVHCVPERVVLVRAGDAVEYPNGDRCQFMDITFRCRAVGGEARVNDDESVAVGWFALDALPLMQERQLFRIKQAIADEPTWFETTVPE from the coding sequence ATGGCGACTCCTGACTTCATCACCGACATCCGCGCCTCCGCCGGACACCATCTGCTCTGGCTTCCCGGCGTGAGCGCCGTCGTCTTCGACGACGAGGGGCGGGTGCTGCTGGGCCAGCGCGCGGACAACCGCCGGTGGACCGTGATCGCCGGCATCCCGGACCCCGGAGAGCAGCCCGCCGACTGCGCGGTCCGGGAGGTCTACGAGGAGGCGGGCGTGCACTGCGTCCCCGAGCGCGTCGTCCTGGTGCGCGCGGGCGACGCGGTGGAGTACCCGAACGGCGACCGGTGCCAGTTCATGGACATCACCTTCCGCTGCCGGGCCGTCGGCGGCGAGGCGCGCGTCAACGACGACGAGTCCGTCGCCGTGGGGTGGTTCGCGCTCGACGCCCTGCCGCTCATGCAGGAACGGCAGCTCTTCCGCATCAAGCAGGCGATCGCCGACGAACCCACGTGGTTCGAGACCACGGTCCCCGAGTGA
- the lnt gene encoding apolipoprotein N-acyltransferase — MTVTATSVGQPDQLEPPTASPTRGTRLLRLLPAAAAALSGVLLYVSFPPRTLWWLALPAFAGLGWVLRGRGWKAAFGLGYLFGLGFLLPLLVWTGVEVGPGPWLALVAIEAVFVALVGVGIAAVSRLPAWPLWAAALWTAGEAARARAPFGGFPWGKIAFGQADGVFLPLAALGGTPVLGFAVVLCGFGLHEIVRLALDRRRTGELRRSAAAVALLAMAVPVVAALAARVLVSDKAEDGTATVAVIQGNVPRLGLEFNAQRRAVLDYHARETERLAAEVAAGKKPRPDFVLWPENSSDIDPFANADAAVVIDRAAKAIGVPVSVGGVVERDGKLYNEQILWDPVKGPTQTYDKRQVQPFGEYLPLRSLIGAINSDWTAMVRQDFSRGTKPGVFDMDRAKVGLVTCYEAAFDWAVRSEVTDGAQMISVPSNNATFDRSEMTYQQLAMSRVRAVEHSRTVTVPVTSGVSAIIMPDGRITQKTGMFVADSLVQKVPLRSSQTPATKLGILPEMLLVLVAAGGLGWAVAAGVRGRRNPAV; from the coding sequence GTGACCGTCACCGCAACTTCCGTCGGCCAGCCGGACCAGCTGGAACCCCCCACCGCGTCCCCCACACGCGGCACGCGCCTCCTGCGTCTCCTCCCGGCCGCCGCCGCGGCGCTCTCCGGAGTGCTGCTCTACGTCAGCTTCCCGCCGCGCACCCTGTGGTGGCTGGCGCTGCCGGCCTTCGCGGGCCTCGGCTGGGTGCTGCGCGGACGCGGCTGGAAGGCGGCCTTCGGCCTCGGCTACCTCTTCGGCCTCGGCTTCCTGCTCCCGCTGCTGGTGTGGACCGGGGTGGAGGTCGGACCAGGTCCCTGGCTCGCCCTGGTGGCGATCGAGGCGGTCTTCGTCGCGCTGGTCGGCGTCGGCATCGCCGCCGTCTCCAGGCTCCCGGCCTGGCCGCTGTGGGCGGCGGCGCTGTGGACCGCGGGGGAGGCGGCACGCGCGCGTGCGCCGTTCGGCGGCTTCCCCTGGGGCAAGATCGCCTTCGGGCAGGCGGACGGCGTGTTCCTGCCCCTCGCCGCGCTCGGCGGCACCCCGGTGCTCGGCTTCGCGGTCGTCCTGTGCGGGTTCGGCCTCCACGAGATCGTGCGGCTCGCCCTGGACCGGCGGCGCACGGGCGAACTGCGGCGGTCGGCGGCCGCGGTCGCGCTGCTCGCGATGGCCGTTCCCGTCGTCGCGGCCCTGGCCGCCCGCGTGCTGGTCAGCGACAAGGCCGAGGACGGCACGGCGACGGTCGCCGTCATCCAGGGCAACGTCCCCCGGCTCGGCCTGGAGTTCAACGCCCAGCGCCGGGCCGTCCTTGACTACCACGCGCGGGAGACCGAGCGCCTGGCCGCCGAGGTCGCGGCCGGCAAGAAGCCCCGGCCCGACTTCGTGCTGTGGCCCGAGAACTCCTCCGACATCGACCCCTTCGCCAACGCCGACGCGGCCGTCGTCATCGACCGGGCGGCCAAGGCGATCGGCGTGCCCGTCTCGGTCGGCGGGGTCGTCGAACGCGACGGCAAGCTCTACAACGAGCAGATCCTGTGGGACCCCGTGAAGGGACCGACCCAGACCTACGACAAGCGCCAGGTCCAGCCGTTCGGCGAGTACCTCCCGCTGCGCTCCCTCATCGGCGCGATCAACAGCGACTGGACGGCGATGGTCCGCCAGGACTTCAGCCGGGGCACCAAGCCGGGCGTCTTCGACATGGACCGCGCCAAGGTCGGCCTGGTCACCTGTTACGAGGCCGCGTTCGACTGGGCCGTGCGCTCCGAGGTCACCGACGGCGCCCAGATGATCTCCGTGCCCAGCAACAACGCCACCTTCGACCGCAGCGAGATGACCTACCAGCAGCTCGCCATGTCCCGCGTCCGCGCGGTCGAGCACAGCCGGACCGTCACGGTGCCCGTGACCAGCGGCGTCAGCGCGATCATCATGCCCGACGGCAGGATCACCCAGAAGACCGGCATGTTCGTCGCGGACTCCCTGGTGCAGAAGGTCCCGCTGCGCTCCTCGCAGACGCCGGCCACGAAGCTGGGGATCCTGCCCGAGATGCTCCTGGTGCTCGTCGCGGCGGGCGGTCTGGGATGGGCCGTCGCCGCCGGTGTGCGCGGCCGGCGGAACCCGGCGGTCTAG
- a CDS encoding O-antigen ligase family protein, with amino-acid sequence MGAAVLAACAVWSLVTAAVHDGRPEGVLLAVLALAAGYAAGRILGALTPVAAPCAGAAAGLVLAVLLPRLDPGPEAVAPLGHAGAAAALLILSAGAACCAAWTTPVAAVRLALWLLAGVVVVAGALLGSAAAVVACGAVLLCSSAAGGGFRRGPVLAGLTLVAALVTGLTWAVAGSALPGGLAGVVREVLTSRRVELWRDALGMARRASGLGVGPGRFGELSETAARSSPPDGKPHSAPLQLAAEQGVVGVLLLGAVFCWVLFALWRAPRPTPVVLTTGASLTALAVVASAGNALSFTTVTAGAGLLAGVATARPLAEALPVCEPARTSGAAPRCERDLHGGRPSA; translated from the coding sequence GTGGGCGCGGCTGTTCTGGCGGCCTGCGCCGTCTGGTCCCTGGTCACCGCCGCCGTGCACGACGGACGTCCCGAGGGTGTGCTGCTCGCCGTGCTGGCGCTGGCCGCCGGGTACGCGGCGGGGCGGATTCTCGGTGCGCTGACGCCGGTCGCCGCGCCGTGCGCCGGAGCGGCGGCCGGGCTCGTGCTGGCCGTGCTGCTGCCCCGGCTGGACCCGGGGCCGGAGGCCGTCGCGCCGCTCGGCCATGCCGGCGCCGCCGCCGCGCTGCTGATCCTGTCGGCGGGCGCCGCGTGCTGCGCGGCCTGGACGACGCCGGTGGCGGCGGTGCGGCTCGCGCTGTGGCTGCTCGCCGGGGTCGTCGTGGTCGCGGGCGCGCTGCTGGGGTCGGCGGCGGCCGTGGTGGCCTGTGGCGCCGTGCTGCTGTGCTCGTCGGCCGCGGGCGGGGGGTTCCGCCGAGGGCCGGTGCTCGCGGGGCTGACGCTCGTCGCCGCGCTGGTGACGGGGCTGACCTGGGCGGTCGCCGGGAGCGCGCTGCCGGGCGGCCTCGCCGGCGTCGTGCGGGAGGTGCTGACGTCGCGGCGGGTCGAGCTGTGGCGGGACGCCCTGGGCATGGCCCGTCGCGCGAGCGGTCTCGGTGTCGGTCCGGGGCGTTTCGGGGAGTTGAGCGAGACGGCGGCGCGGTCGTCGCCGCCGGACGGCAAGCCCCACTCGGCGCCGTTGCAGCTCGCGGCGGAGCAGGGAGTGGTGGGCGTGCTGCTGCTCGGCGCGGTCTTCTGCTGGGTGCTGTTCGCCCTGTGGCGTGCGCCGCGCCCGACGCCGGTGGTCCTCACCACGGGGGCTTCGCTCACCGCGCTCGCCGTCGTCGCCTCGGCCGGGAACGCGCTCAGCTTCACGACGGTGACGGCGGGCGCGGGGCTGCTGGCGGGCGTGGCCACGGCGCGGCCGCTCGCGGAGGCGCTCCCGGTGTGCGAGCCCGCCCGGACGTCGGGGGCCGCACCGCGGTGCGAGCGGGACCTGCACGGCGGCCGACCGTCCGCGTGA
- a CDS encoding glutamate racemase translates to MKIALMDSGIGLLAATAAVRRLRPDADLVLSLDPDGMPWGPRTPQDLTERAVAVAEAAAAHRPDALIVGCNTATVHALPALRALLEPAVPVIGTVPAIKPAAAGGGPVAIWATPATTGSPYQRGLIDDFADGVTVAEVPCWGLAEAVEHADETAIDAAVAAAAALTPDEVTTVVLGCTHYELVAERIRAAVSGPGRPAPALLGSAGAVAAQALRRIGARPEPDAAATGAVTVILSGRPGALPAPALAYAEGRLLQAVAPAR, encoded by the coding sequence GTGAAGATCGCGCTCATGGACTCCGGAATCGGCCTGCTGGCGGCCACCGCCGCGGTACGACGTCTGCGGCCCGACGCCGATCTCGTGCTCTCCCTCGACCCCGACGGCATGCCCTGGGGACCGCGCACCCCGCAGGACCTCACCGAGCGGGCCGTGGCCGTCGCCGAGGCCGCCGCGGCCCACCGGCCCGACGCGCTGATCGTCGGCTGCAACACGGCGACCGTCCACGCCCTGCCCGCCCTGCGCGCCCTCCTCGAACCCGCCGTCCCGGTGATCGGCACCGTCCCCGCGATCAAGCCCGCCGCGGCGGGCGGCGGCCCCGTCGCCATCTGGGCCACCCCCGCCACCACGGGCAGCCCCTACCAGCGGGGCCTGATCGACGACTTCGCCGACGGCGTCACCGTCGCCGAGGTGCCCTGCTGGGGGCTGGCCGAAGCGGTGGAGCACGCGGACGAGACGGCGATCGACGCCGCGGTCGCCGCGGCCGCCGCGCTCACCCCCGACGAGGTCACGACCGTCGTCCTGGGCTGCACCCACTACGAGCTGGTCGCCGAGCGCATCCGCGCCGCCGTGAGCGGCCCCGGGCGTCCCGCGCCGGCCCTGCTCGGCTCCGCCGGCGCCGTGGCCGCGCAGGCGCTGCGCAGGATCGGCGCCCGCCCCGAGCCCGACGCGGCCGCGACCGGCGCCGTGACGGTCATCCTCAGCGGCCGCCCGGGCGCCCTGCCCGCCCCCGCCCTGGCCTACGCCGAGGGCCGTCTGCTCCAGGCCGTCGCCCCCGCCCGCTGA
- a CDS encoding glycosyltransferase, with amino-acid sequence MGQTARVSAIVWIAALSLAAWLWLLLCQGFFWRTDVRLPARTAPERWPSVCVVVPARDEAAVLPASLPTLLAQDYPGRAEVFLVDDGSGDGTGELARALARRHGGLALTVDSPGEPPAGWTGKLWAVRHGMALARAREPEYLLLTDADIAHAPDSLRELVAAAHSGGFDVVSQMARLRVESVWERLVVPAFVYFFAQLYPFRRIGRRGSRTAAAAGGCVLLRDDAAVRARIPDAIRHAVIDDVALARAVKGAGGHVWLGLADRVDSVRPYPRLHGLWRMVSRSAYAQLRHSPLLLAGTVLGLALVYLVPPLALSAGLAAGSAATAVCGALAWLVMAGTYLPMLRYYRQPLWLAPLLPCTAFLYLLMTVDSAVQHYRGRGAAWKGRTYARPDAVADEG; translated from the coding sequence GTGGGGCAGACTGCGCGCGTGAGCGCCATCGTGTGGATCGCCGCCCTGTCCCTGGCCGCGTGGCTGTGGCTGTTGCTCTGTCAGGGCTTCTTCTGGCGCACGGACGTCAGACTGCCCGCGCGCACGGCGCCGGAGCGATGGCCGTCCGTCTGCGTCGTCGTCCCCGCGCGCGACGAGGCCGCCGTCCTGCCCGCGAGTCTGCCCACGCTGCTCGCGCAGGACTATCCGGGCCGCGCGGAGGTCTTCCTCGTCGACGACGGGAGCGGCGACGGCACCGGGGAGCTGGCGCGGGCCCTCGCCCGGCGGCACGGCGGGCTGGCGCTGACCGTGGACTCGCCCGGGGAACCGCCCGCGGGCTGGACCGGGAAGCTGTGGGCGGTGCGTCACGGGATGGCGCTGGCACGCGCGCGTGAGCCCGAGTACCTCCTCCTCACGGACGCCGACATCGCGCACGCGCCCGACAGCCTGCGGGAGTTGGTGGCGGCGGCGCACTCCGGCGGGTTCGACGTCGTCTCCCAGATGGCGCGGCTGCGGGTGGAGAGCGTGTGGGAGCGGCTGGTGGTGCCGGCGTTCGTCTACTTCTTCGCGCAGCTGTACCCGTTCCGCCGGATCGGCCGGCGCGGGTCGCGTACGGCGGCCGCGGCGGGCGGCTGCGTCCTGCTGCGCGACGACGCGGCCGTGCGGGCGCGGATCCCGGACGCGATCCGGCACGCCGTCATCGACGACGTGGCCCTGGCCCGTGCCGTGAAGGGGGCGGGCGGTCACGTCTGGCTGGGGCTGGCCGACCGGGTGGACAGCGTGCGTCCGTACCCGCGGCTGCACGGCCTGTGGCGGATGGTCTCGCGCAGCGCCTACGCGCAGTTGCGGCACAGCCCGCTCCTGCTGGCGGGCACGGTGCTCGGCCTCGCCCTGGTGTACCTCGTGCCGCCGCTCGCCCTGTCGGCCGGGCTCGCCGCCGGCAGCGCGGCGACGGCGGTGTGCGGCGCTCTGGCGTGGCTGGTCATGGCGGGGACGTATCTGCCGATGCTCCGCTACTACCGGCAGCCTCTGTGGCTCGCTCCCCTGCTGCCGTGCACCGCGTTCCTCTACCTGCTGATGACGGTGGACTCCGCGGTGCAGCACTACCGGGGGCGCGGTGCGGCCTGGAAGGGCCGCACCTACGCGCGTCCGGACGCCGTCGCCGACGAGGGCTGA
- a CDS encoding TerD family protein, translating into MPKGSNAPVPTTALRVELGWRQGPGVPDVDASALVLVGGKVRSDSDFVFYNQSAHASGAVRHEGKGAAAGRTTDSLLVDLARVEPAVETVVVAASADGGSFGQVPDLYIEVRDAAQGTVVARFDSTGATVETAFVLGEFYRRQGAWKFRAVGQGYDSGLEGLATDFGITVDEPQQTAAPAPPAPQTSQTPLPPAAPPFPQSPARPAFPATVPPPPHQAPPPPPAPPAAPVRLTKVTLTKAAPSVSLTKQGGTSGTLRVNLNWEVRKQFSGWGAKRGRAVALHNDLDLDLCALFELDDGRKGVVQALGNAFGSLHQAPYIHLDGDDRTGAVSSGENLTVNLDRRDDFRRILVFVTIYEGARSFADLHATVTLQPQHGAPVDFSLDECTVPSTVCALALITNHGGDLVVQREARYLVPERGVSPQRTVDHAYGWGMNWTPGRK; encoded by the coding sequence ATGCCGAAGGGCTCCAATGCTCCGGTGCCGACCACGGCACTGCGGGTCGAGCTGGGGTGGCGCCAAGGGCCGGGCGTTCCGGACGTGGACGCCTCGGCGCTGGTGCTCGTGGGCGGAAAGGTCCGGTCCGACTCCGACTTCGTCTTCTACAACCAGTCCGCCCACGCCTCCGGCGCGGTCCGCCACGAGGGCAAGGGCGCCGCCGCCGGCCGGACGACCGACAGCCTGCTCGTCGACCTCGCGCGCGTGGAGCCCGCCGTCGAGACCGTCGTCGTCGCCGCCTCGGCGGACGGCGGCTCGTTCGGCCAGGTCCCCGACCTCTACATCGAGGTGCGGGACGCCGCGCAGGGCACCGTCGTGGCACGCTTCGACAGCACCGGCGCCACCGTCGAGACGGCTTTCGTCCTCGGCGAGTTCTACCGCCGCCAGGGCGCCTGGAAGTTCCGGGCCGTCGGCCAGGGATACGACAGCGGCCTCGAAGGACTGGCCACCGACTTCGGCATCACCGTCGACGAGCCGCAGCAGACCGCCGCGCCCGCCCCGCCCGCGCCGCAGACCTCGCAGACTCCGCTGCCTCCCGCCGCGCCGCCCTTCCCGCAGTCGCCGGCCCGGCCCGCCTTCCCGGCCACGGTCCCCCCGCCCCCGCACCAGGCCCCGCCACCGCCGCCGGCGCCGCCCGCCGCACCGGTACGGCTGACCAAGGTGACGCTCACCAAGGCCGCCCCCTCGGTGTCGCTGACCAAACAGGGCGGCACCTCCGGCACCCTGCGCGTCAACCTCAACTGGGAGGTGCGCAAGCAGTTCTCCGGGTGGGGCGCCAAACGCGGCCGCGCGGTCGCCCTGCACAACGACCTCGACCTCGACCTGTGCGCCCTGTTCGAACTCGACGACGGCCGCAAGGGCGTCGTCCAGGCCCTGGGCAACGCCTTCGGCTCACTGCACCAGGCGCCCTACATCCACCTCGACGGCGACGACCGCACCGGCGCGGTGTCGAGCGGCGAGAACCTCACCGTCAACCTCGACCGGCGCGACGACTTCCGCCGCATCCTGGTGTTCGTCACCATCTACGAGGGCGCCCGCTCCTTCGCCGACCTGCACGCCACGGTCACGCTCCAGCCCCAGCACGGCGCACCGGTCGACTTCTCCCTCGACGAGTGCACCGTCCCCTCCACCGTGTGCGCCCTCGCCCTCATCACCAACCACGGAGGCGACCTCGTCGTCCAGCGCGAGGCCCGCTACCTCGTGCCGGAACGCGGCGTGAGCCCCCAGCGGACCGTCGACCACGCCTACGGGTGGGGCATGAACTGGACGCCCGGCCGCAAATAG
- a CDS encoding DUF6643 family protein, which produces MTSPRSTYGGGYYSASFPDTPIYDSLVAERGTPQIAPIRVPAAYDMGASHLPALPSALPALPAGPSQASYGSYGSYGYPQAQQPAPLQQAPAAYIPPQAGPPRGYPGPQAQQQMRPAAPAGYEAMRPAAPRPPAPQYQDPYNNQQYRGY; this is translated from the coding sequence ATGACCTCCCCCCGCTCCACCTATGGCGGCGGCTACTACTCCGCCTCCTTCCCGGACACCCCGATCTACGACTCGCTCGTCGCCGAGCGGGGCACCCCGCAGATCGCCCCGATCCGGGTTCCCGCCGCGTACGACATGGGCGCGAGCCATCTGCCCGCGCTCCCCTCGGCACTGCCGGCTCTCCCGGCGGGCCCCTCCCAGGCCTCCTACGGCTCGTACGGCTCCTACGGCTATCCGCAGGCGCAGCAGCCCGCACCGCTTCAGCAGGCCCCGGCGGCGTACATTCCGCCGCAGGCCGGCCCGCCGCGCGGCTATCCGGGTCCGCAGGCGCAGCAGCAGATGCGCCCGGCGGCCCCGGCCGGCTACGAGGCGATGCGTCCCGCCGCGCCCCGGCCGCCCGCGCCCCAGTACCAGGATCCGTACAACAACCAGCAGTACCGCGGTTACTGA
- a CDS encoding MOSC domain-containing protein gives MGNAELLSIHVHPVKAFRGQALREAVVEPWGLAGDRRWALIDDGGKVVTQRQQPRLALAAAEPVPGGGVRLSAPGREPLTVPVPEAVGTVSMDLFGDKLEAVLAGAAAHRWCSAYVGADVRLVHMDDPAARRPVDPGYALPGETVSFADGYPLLAVSAASLDALNSLVAQGPHSGEGPLPMNRFRPNLVVGGTEPWAEDHWSRLVVGEVEFRVAKPSGRCVVTTTDQDTAVRGKEPLSTLGRHRRLDDGLVFGQNLVPLSRGTVRVGDPVRVVA, from the coding sequence ATGGGGAATGCGGAACTGCTGTCGATACACGTCCATCCGGTCAAGGCGTTCCGGGGCCAGGCGCTCCGTGAGGCCGTCGTGGAGCCCTGGGGGCTGGCCGGTGACCGGCGATGGGCGCTGATCGACGACGGGGGAAAGGTCGTCACCCAACGCCAGCAGCCGCGTCTCGCCCTGGCCGCCGCCGAGCCCGTGCCCGGCGGCGGCGTCCGTCTGTCGGCGCCCGGCCGGGAACCGCTGACCGTGCCGGTGCCGGAGGCCGTCGGCACGGTGTCCATGGACCTGTTCGGCGACAAGCTGGAGGCGGTCCTCGCCGGCGCCGCGGCGCACCGCTGGTGCAGTGCCTACGTCGGCGCCGACGTGCGACTGGTGCACATGGACGACCCGGCGGCCCGCAGACCGGTGGATCCCGGGTACGCCCTGCCCGGTGAGACCGTCTCCTTCGCCGACGGCTATCCGCTGCTCGCCGTCTCGGCCGCCTCCCTGGACGCCCTCAACTCCCTCGTCGCGCAAGGCCCCCACTCCGGCGAGGGGCCGCTGCCCATGAACCGTTTCCGGCCCAATCTCGTCGTGGGGGGCACCGAGCCCTGGGCCGAGGACCACTGGTCGCGGCTGGTCGTGGGCGAGGTCGAGTTCCGGGTGGCCAAGCCGTCGGGGCGGTGCGTGGTGACCACCACCGACCAGGACACCGCGGTGCGCGGCAAGGAGCCCCTGTCCACCCTGGGCCGTCACCGGCGCCTCGACGACGGGCTGGTCTTCGGGCAGAACCTGGTCCCCCTCTCCCGCGGCACGGTCCGGGTGGGCGATCCGGTGCGCGTCGTCGCGTAG
- a CDS encoding Rv1733c family protein: MGVIGGLWRWRHNPLRRGTDLAEAWVALSALVLVCLVAPLVGFLVGGAAQGALQRSVREQHASRHRVTATVLRRASVSSPDADYETATGREARTRVVAGWTAPDGARRHGTVLSGLERPRSGDRFGIWTDAHGRLAARPLDSATATTHAVLAGIGAALLTAGAVEGGRRAVMWRMVLRRYAGWDRAWDRAGPDWGRTGAGS, translated from the coding sequence GTGGGCGTCATCGGCGGACTCTGGCGCTGGCGGCACAATCCGCTGCGCCGGGGCACGGATCTGGCCGAGGCCTGGGTGGCGCTGTCCGCCCTGGTCCTGGTCTGTCTCGTCGCTCCCTTGGTGGGCTTCCTCGTCGGCGGGGCGGCGCAGGGCGCCCTGCAACGGTCGGTCCGCGAACAGCACGCCTCCCGCCACCGGGTGACGGCCACCGTGCTGCGCAGGGCGAGCGTCTCGTCGCCGGACGCGGACTACGAGACGGCCACCGGCCGCGAGGCGCGCACCAGGGTCGTCGCGGGCTGGACGGCTCCGGACGGCGCCAGGCGGCACGGCACCGTTCTGTCGGGCCTCGAGAGACCGCGCAGCGGGGACCGTTTCGGCATATGGACGGACGCGCACGGCCGTCTGGCAGCCCGTCCGCTGGACTCCGCCACCGCGACCACGCACGCCGTGCTGGCCGGCATCGGCGCGGCCCTGCTCACCGCGGGCGCCGTCGAGGGCGGCCGACGGGCGGTCATGTGGCGCATGGTGCTGCGCCGGTACGCCGGGTGGGACCGGGCCTGGGACCGGGCGGGCCCGGACTGGGGCCGCACCGGCGCCGGCAGTTGA